A window from Nitrosopumilus adriaticus encodes these proteins:
- a CDS encoding NADH-quinone oxidoreductase subunit N — MLEITSTPLVLIAILGTVGVILPIISIARKEKGSNSFYAVIAFAALIVSMGYVGYQFINDNVSQSALFSNDVIVDDAFGGFFAIAMLIVALFTTVGSFNYMRKHNSPAVYYSLILLATIGMVLVAYSTDLVMLFVAWELMSIPTYVLVGFMKKNPSSNEAALKYFLFGALSSAIIVYGISISYGLTGSTNIGEVIQGYSTLDPSLLPLALLSVGMFIAGFGFKMGLVPFHQWLPDTYEGAPSPITALLAAATKKAGFAATIRIVILGMVVLNLDWTLALAIIAVMTMTVGNVAAIMQKNLSRMLAYSSIAHAGYILIGLAVAPHSSLGLQGSLYQIMNHAVMKGAAFIAIAGIVTTLAVTNIDKLKGLGRRMPITALGLVIALFALAGIPPLSGFWSKLMLFGSALDASSALWWAPWLAIAGVLNSALSLAYYGWITRKMYFEGETEKRVAEPKSIMAVMIFSTIFLVGFGVYPDPLIKFVEFATPVISLGLMP; from the coding sequence TTGTTAGAAATTACTTCAACACCATTGGTATTAATTGCAATATTGGGTACTGTAGGCGTCATTCTTCCTATAATTAGCATTGCTAGGAAAGAAAAAGGCTCCAATTCATTTTATGCTGTAATTGCATTTGCAGCATTAATTGTATCCATGGGATACGTTGGATATCAATTCATTAACGATAATGTTTCACAATCTGCTCTTTTCTCAAATGATGTTATAGTTGATGATGCATTTGGTGGCTTCTTTGCAATTGCAATGTTGATTGTTGCATTGTTCACAACAGTTGGCTCTTTCAATTACATGAGAAAACATAATTCCCCTGCAGTATACTATTCTCTAATTTTACTTGCAACTATTGGTATGGTGTTAGTAGCATACTCTACTGATTTGGTGATGTTATTTGTTGCATGGGAATTGATGAGTATTCCAACTTATGTTTTAGTTGGATTTATGAAAAAGAATCCAAGCTCAAATGAAGCAGCTCTCAAATATTTCTTGTTTGGTGCATTATCATCAGCAATTATTGTTTACGGAATTTCGATATCTTATGGATTAACTGGTTCTACAAATATCGGAGAGGTTATTCAAGGTTATTCCACACTTGATCCTTCATTGCTACCTCTTGCTTTGCTATCTGTTGGAATGTTTATTGCAGGATTTGGGTTCAAGATGGGACTTGTACCTTTCCATCAATGGCTTCCTGATACTTATGAGGGTGCACCATCACCAATTACTGCTCTTCTTGCAGCAGCAACAAAGAAAGCTGGATTTGCAGCAACAATTAGAATTGTAATTCTTGGAATGGTAGTTCTTAATCTTGATTGGACATTAGCTCTTGCTATTATTGCTGTGATGACCATGACTGTTGGAAACGTTGCAGCAATTATGCAAAAGAATCTCTCGAGGATGTTGGCATATTCTAGTATTGCACATGCAGGATACATTTTGATAGGACTTGCAGTTGCACCACACAGTTCACTTGGATTACAAGGATCTTTGTATCAAATAATGAATCATGCAGTAATGAAAGGAGCTGCCTTTATTGCAATTGCAGGAATTGTAACAACTCTTGCTGTAACTAATATTGATAAACTCAAAGGACTTGGAAGAAGAATGCCAATCACTGCTTTGGGGTTGGTAATTGCATTGTTTGCATTAGCTGGAATTCCACCACTTTCAGGATTCTGGAGTAAGCTCATGTTATTTGGAAGTGCTTTAGATGCAAGTTCTGCTTTATGGTGGGCTCCATGGCTTGCAATTGCAGGAGTCCTAAACAGTGCATTATCTCTTGCATACTATGGTTGGATTACACGAAAAATGTACTTTGAAGGTGAAACAGAAAAAAGAGTTGCAGAACCAAAATCTATAATGGCAGTTATGATCTTCTCCACAATTTTCTTAGTAGGATTTGGTGTATATCCAGATCCATTAATTAAATTTGTAGAGTTTGCAACACCTGTAATTAGCTTAGGTCTTATGCCTTAA
- a CDS encoding ribosome biogenesis/translation initiation ATPase RLI → MTHRVAVLDQDLCQPQKCGLECIKYCPVNKSGAECIVINEESKKAKIDEDICNGCGICVKVCPFDAITIVNLASELATDKIHQYGDNSFRLFKLPTPKKGEVVGLLGRNGMGKSTVVNILSGNLKPNLGRYENPPEWNEILKHYSGTELKQHFEKIEQKQIRASIKPQQVHHIAQAFDGTGKELLDKYDERGVSRELIKELGLENSMEQSLKELSGGELQRIAVAAAASKDTEFYFFDEPSSYNDVFQRTGVARVIQNLAKIGKSVMVVEHDLTLLDFLSDYIEVLYGEPGAYGIVSTILSTKIGINVFLDGYLPNENVRFRDKKFSFDVSSSTTDIFEEGSTIVTYPKLEKKYSTFSVTIEAGQVRKGEVLGIMGANALGKTTMMKMIAGVENPDSGTVNKKIKIAYKPQYLQNDLDVEVISVLDKANGNPVEGSMEEEQILEPLKIKKLYNKSIKNLSGGELQKVAVASCLLQKVDLYALDEPSAFLDVEDRIAVAKFIQKFVRSFGKSAIIIDHDLQLMDLISDSIVIFEGESGVSGTATTPMRKAEAMNRFLKSLDMSFRRDERSLRPRVNKLESRLDKDQKSSGNFYYKH, encoded by the coding sequence ATGACTCACAGGGTAGCTGTTTTAGATCAAGACCTATGTCAACCACAAAAATGTGGTTTAGAGTGCATAAAATACTGCCCAGTAAACAAATCTGGGGCAGAATGTATTGTTATTAATGAAGAATCAAAAAAAGCCAAGATAGATGAAGACATCTGTAATGGATGTGGAATATGTGTCAAAGTATGTCCTTTTGATGCAATAACTATTGTAAATCTAGCAAGTGAATTGGCTACTGATAAAATTCATCAGTATGGAGATAATTCATTTAGGTTATTCAAATTACCTACACCAAAAAAAGGAGAGGTCGTAGGATTGCTGGGAAGAAATGGAATGGGGAAAAGTACGGTAGTCAATATTCTATCAGGGAATTTAAAACCAAATCTTGGAAGATATGAAAACCCTCCTGAATGGAATGAGATTTTAAAACATTATAGTGGAACTGAACTCAAACAACATTTTGAAAAAATAGAACAAAAACAAATTCGTGCATCGATTAAACCGCAGCAGGTTCATCATATTGCACAAGCATTTGATGGAACAGGAAAAGAATTACTTGACAAATATGATGAAAGAGGAGTTTCAAGAGAATTAATCAAAGAATTAGGATTAGAAAATTCTATGGAGCAGAGTTTAAAAGAATTAAGTGGCGGGGAGTTACAAAGAATTGCAGTAGCTGCTGCCGCATCAAAAGATACTGAATTTTATTTCTTTGATGAGCCATCATCATACAACGATGTTTTTCAAAGAACAGGTGTTGCTCGGGTAATTCAGAACTTGGCAAAAATTGGAAAGAGTGTGATGGTTGTAGAGCATGATCTAACATTGCTTGATTTTCTTAGTGACTATATCGAAGTTTTATACGGTGAACCAGGTGCATATGGAATTGTTTCAACCATACTATCTACCAAAATCGGAATCAATGTCTTTCTTGATGGATATTTACCAAATGAAAATGTGAGATTCAGAGATAAGAAATTTTCTTTTGATGTATCATCATCTACTACAGATATTTTTGAAGAAGGAAGTACGATAGTCACATATCCAAAATTAGAAAAGAAATATTCAACATTTTCAGTAACAATTGAAGCAGGTCAAGTAAGAAAAGGCGAAGTTTTAGGCATAATGGGAGCTAATGCCCTTGGGAAAACAACCATGATGAAGATGATAGCAGGAGTTGAAAATCCAGATTCTGGTACTGTAAATAAAAAAATCAAGATTGCATACAAACCTCAATATCTACAAAACGATCTTGACGTAGAAGTAATATCAGTATTAGATAAAGCAAATGGCAATCCCGTTGAAGGTAGCATGGAAGAAGAACAAATACTTGAACCATTAAAAATTAAAAAACTATACAATAAATCAATCAAAAATCTTTCTGGGGGAGAATTGCAAAAAGTTGCTGTTGCATCATGTTTATTGCAAAAAGTAGATTTGTATGCATTAGATGAGCCATCAGCATTTTTGGATGTTGAAGATAGAATTGCAGTTGCAAAATTTATTCAAAAATTTGTTCGTTCGTTTGGAAAATCTGCAATAATTATTGATCATGATTTACAGCTAATGGATTTAATTTCAGATTCTATAGTAATTTTTGAAGGAGAGTCAGGAGTTTCAGGAACAGCTACCACTCCAATGCGAAAGGCTGAAGCCATGAACAGATTTCTAAAATCCCTTGATATGTCATTTAGAAGAGATGAAAGAAGCCTTAGACCTAGGGTGAACAAACTAGAGAGTAGATTAGACAAGGATCAAAAATCATCCGGTAATTTCTATTACAAACATTGA
- a CDS encoding site-2 protease family protein → MEDSSQEEIISLVESIFEVSDYTKTEFSLEFRIEDYDFKSKFEDLARRLENMSYAGKLEERNNEKYVIIQKFSPKKQRKWMSSSWTPRILFAIVISFVMIDGYYRTAGTNSIIEIGDPLEMAGVYTLSLLGILGIHELGHIIAAKIHRLKTTWPYFIPGLPVIGIPTFGAFIQSKGLTINREILFDVAIAGPIAGLVIAVIVSIYGAYTAPILDQDIAAGLFAESKLIEWNQGEPLLMTASLALFGKGGAGHEVIMTPVMFAAWIGFLITFLNLLPAWQLDGGHMARTLLGPKLHRYATFGSMAILVLLNYWLMALLILFMSSRNPGATPLDDISPLSRNRKLAYIGIIGLAILCAPLPSDFLPYLLP, encoded by the coding sequence ATGGAAGATTCCTCACAGGAAGAGATTATCTCTCTAGTTGAATCAATATTCGAGGTAAGTGATTATACAAAAACTGAATTTTCTTTAGAATTTAGAATTGAAGACTATGATTTCAAATCAAAGTTCGAAGATCTAGCTAGAAGACTGGAGAATATGAGTTATGCTGGGAAATTAGAAGAGAGAAATAATGAAAAATATGTAATCATTCAAAAATTTTCACCAAAAAAACAGAGAAAATGGATGAGCTCTTCATGGACTCCGAGAATACTATTTGCAATTGTCATATCATTTGTGATGATTGACGGGTATTATAGAACTGCAGGAACTAATTCCATCATAGAGATTGGAGATCCTTTAGAAATGGCTGGAGTATACACATTATCATTATTAGGGATTTTAGGAATTCATGAACTTGGCCATATCATTGCTGCAAAAATACACAGACTAAAAACTACTTGGCCATATTTTATTCCAGGATTACCTGTAATTGGAATACCAACATTTGGTGCGTTTATTCAATCAAAAGGATTAACAATTAACCGTGAAATTTTGTTTGATGTTGCCATTGCAGGGCCCATTGCAGGGTTAGTAATTGCAGTCATAGTTTCAATTTATGGGGCATATACTGCACCAATATTAGATCAAGATATTGCAGCAGGATTATTTGCCGAATCTAAATTAATAGAATGGAATCAAGGCGAGCCATTACTAATGACTGCCAGTTTAGCACTGTTTGGAAAAGGTGGAGCAGGACATGAGGTAATCATGACACCAGTTATGTTTGCAGCATGGATAGGATTTTTGATTACTTTTTTGAATTTACTTCCAGCATGGCAATTAGATGGCGGACATATGGCAAGAACATTACTTGGACCAAAACTACACAGATATGCTACTTTTGGAAGTATGGCAATTCTTGTTTTGCTAAATTATTGGTTAATGGCTTTACTAATTCTCTTTATGAGTTCAAGAAATCCAGGGGCAACTCCACTTGATGATATATCGCCACTTTCTAGAAACAGAAAACTTGCATATATTGGAATTATAGGATTAGCAATTTTGTGTGCACCATTGCCATCAGATTTCCTACCGTATCTTTTACCTTAG
- the pyrE gene encoding orotate phosphoribosyltransferase, with translation MEFVKEFATFLHEKGIIKFGEFTLASGKNSSYYVDLRLVPSYPHEFRKMVKHLENEIAQNIGLTNFDSIVSVPTGGLVIASALAIETVKPLIYVRSKPKDYGTSKSVEGKIHDGMKVVMIDDVATTGGSVVNAIKSLKEVNISVKDAYVIVNRMEGADKALSELGVNMHSILDILQITEVLYEQNLVDEGILEKVKKQINK, from the coding sequence ATGGAATTTGTAAAAGAGTTTGCAACCTTTTTGCATGAAAAAGGCATTATAAAATTTGGAGAATTTACTCTTGCCAGTGGCAAAAATAGTTCATACTATGTAGATTTAAGACTAGTTCCTAGCTACCCACACGAATTTAGAAAAATGGTAAAACATCTTGAAAATGAGATAGCTCAAAATATTGGTTTAACTAATTTTGATTCTATTGTTTCTGTTCCAACAGGTGGTTTGGTGATTGCTTCAGCATTAGCAATAGAAACTGTAAAACCTCTAATCTATGTAAGAAGCAAACCGAAAGATTATGGCACTTCAAAATCAGTGGAAGGAAAAATTCATGATGGAATGAAGGTGGTTATGATTGATGATGTTGCAACTACTGGAGGATCAGTAGTAAACGCAATAAAATCCTTAAAAGAGGTCAACATTTCAGTGAAAGACGCATACGTCATTGTTAATAGAATGGAAGGTGCAGACAAAGCCTTATCTGAATTAGGAGTCAATATGCATTCAATTTTAGATATTTTGCAAATTACAGAAGTATTGTATGAACAAAATTTAGTTGATGAAGGCATTCTAGAAAAAGTCAAAAAACAAATTAACAAATGA
- a CDS encoding NADH-quinone oxidoreductase subunit L, with amino-acid sequence MATEAFGLPFEVGALSAWLVWILPFAAAMIIPGVGKLSKHATGYVAVAFALMSALSAATMIPVALEAHELHHQIMWIEAIGLKAGVLADPLSIIMANVVGWISFLIMIYSTGYMKGDKDITRFWFWMMFFIGSMQLIVLSDNLLQVFFGWEGVGLASYALISFWYRDKKKDHVGVEGRTVLGMLDYYAPTHAGMKAFIMTKVGDVMMIAGMLLIFLFAGTFGFKELMGDTQWATTMAAQGLLVPAFVLLFGGAIGKSAQFPLNEWLLEAMTGPTAVSALIHAATMVKAGVFLVARIGPLVFALGAAGIMADQFFEIVAWVGAITALLLATQGMVNPEIKKVLAYSTGSQIGYMMMALGVAGLSHQYVDGYTAGFYHLISHAMFKASLFMAAGSLLHIVGSRFMTDMGGLRKQMKKTYAFMWAAGLGLMGAPFITTGFWSKDAIFAAVYTSGNEWALPLFAIAVLTAVITAFYTTRMIGLVFFGKKSKHIEKMEEEGHHIHEASLSMWVPYGILAVLTIGIGLIGLSTEQGLHHMFEEYLEHSFGIHSEYAKDGVSILPEFLQGINPVALGASLVAFATGIGLGYIFYIGRWVDPVRFVNSNIFFYAIHKVILNRWYLNAIIYWCFVVAPLWLARGVFRYFEKTAIDYGMNDGVQKAVGWGAKVVQGTQTGVSQSYLFVFGAGLLFVVLILLM; translated from the coding sequence ATGGCAACAGAAGCTTTTGGATTGCCATTTGAAGTTGGAGCTCTAAGTGCTTGGTTAGTTTGGATATTGCCATTTGCAGCTGCAATGATTATACCCGGTGTTGGAAAATTATCAAAACATGCAACTGGATATGTTGCAGTAGCATTTGCTTTGATGAGTGCTTTGTCTGCAGCAACAATGATTCCTGTAGCTTTAGAGGCACACGAATTACACCATCAAATTATGTGGATTGAGGCAATTGGACTTAAAGCTGGTGTCTTAGCAGATCCGCTTTCAATAATCATGGCAAACGTTGTTGGTTGGATTTCATTCCTCATTATGATTTACAGTACAGGATACATGAAAGGCGATAAAGATATCACAAGATTCTGGTTCTGGATGATGTTCTTTATTGGTTCAATGCAATTAATTGTCTTGTCTGATAATTTACTTCAAGTATTCTTTGGATGGGAAGGTGTTGGACTAGCCTCATACGCTTTGATCAGCTTTTGGTATCGTGACAAGAAAAAAGATCATGTTGGTGTTGAAGGTAGAACTGTTCTTGGAATGTTAGATTACTATGCACCAACACACGCAGGTATGAAGGCATTCATCATGACCAAAGTTGGTGATGTGATGATGATTGCAGGTATGCTTTTGATATTTTTATTTGCAGGTACATTTGGATTTAAAGAACTAATGGGTGATACTCAATGGGCAACCACAATGGCTGCACAGGGACTATTAGTTCCAGCGTTTGTTTTACTCTTTGGAGGGGCAATAGGAAAATCAGCTCAATTCCCACTAAACGAATGGCTCTTAGAAGCAATGACTGGTCCAACAGCTGTTTCTGCATTGATTCACGCAGCAACAATGGTCAAAGCAGGGGTATTTTTGGTTGCAAGAATTGGTCCACTTGTTTTTGCACTAGGAGCTGCTGGAATTATGGCAGACCAATTCTTTGAGATTGTTGCTTGGGTTGGTGCAATTACTGCATTATTACTTGCAACACAAGGAATGGTCAACCCTGAAATTAAGAAAGTTCTCGCTTATTCTACTGGCTCTCAAATTGGTTATATGATGATGGCATTAGGTGTTGCAGGACTATCCCATCAATACGTTGATGGCTATACTGCAGGATTTTACCATTTAATTTCTCATGCAATGTTCAAAGCTTCATTATTCATGGCAGCAGGTTCACTGTTGCATATTGTTGGTTCTCGATTCATGACTGATATGGGTGGTCTTAGAAAACAAATGAAGAAGACATATGCGTTCATGTGGGCTGCAGGTCTTGGTTTGATGGGAGCACCATTTATCACAACAGGTTTCTGGAGTAAGGATGCAATCTTTGCTGCTGTTTACACATCTGGAAATGAATGGGCATTACCGTTATTTGCTATTGCAGTTCTAACTGCAGTAATAACAGCATTTTACACTACAAGAATGATTGGATTGGTCTTCTTTGGAAAGAAGAGCAAACACATTGAGAAGATGGAAGAAGAAGGTCATCATATCCATGAAGCATCATTATCAATGTGGGTTCCATATGGAATTCTTGCAGTACTGACAATAGGAATTGGTCTTATTGGATTATCAACAGAACAAGGACTTCATCACATGTTTGAAGAGTATCTTGAACACTCATTTGGTATTCATAGCGAATATGCAAAAGATGGGGTATCCATTTTACCAGAGTTCTTACAAGGAATTAATCCAGTGGCCCTTGGTGCATCATTAGTAGCATTTGCTACAGGAATTGGTCTTGGTTACATCTTCTATATTGGAAGATGGGTTGATCCTGTAAGATTTGTAAATTCCAACATATTCTTTTACGCAATTCACAAAGTTATCTTAAACAGATGGTATCTTAATGCAATAATCTATTGGTGCTTTGTTGTAGCGCCATTATGGTTAGCAAGAGGTGTGTTCAGATACTTTGAAAAGACGGCTATCGATTATGGTATGAATGATGGAGTTCAGAAAGCAGTTGGCTGGGGTGCAAAAGTTGTACAGGGAACTCAAACCGGTGTTTCACAATCATATCTATTCGTATTTGGAGCGGGATTACTATTCGTAGTCTTGATATTGTTGATGTAG
- the rimI gene encoding ribosomal protein S18-alanine N-acetyltransferase, producing MQVILRQLGDCNIRRAEPSDLISVMEINLKTLPEHYSDYFYESLLAELPEAFIVAEIGGKHVGYIMCKTEYGFSNFKKLGFVKKGHVVSIAVLNEYRKRGIGNALVEESVNGVKLRKCDEFYLEVRCSNNEAVRLYEKLGFVIRQQLNSYYRDGEDAYLMAIELD from the coding sequence ATGCAAGTAATTCTTAGACAGTTAGGAGATTGTAATATTAGACGAGCTGAACCTAGCGATCTTATTTCTGTAATGGAAATTAATTTGAAAACACTTCCAGAACATTATTCTGATTATTTCTATGAAAGTCTACTGGCAGAACTTCCTGAAGCATTTATTGTTGCAGAAATTGGAGGAAAACATGTAGGGTATATTATGTGTAAAACTGAATACGGTTTTTCAAATTTTAAAAAATTAGGGTTTGTTAAAAAAGGTCATGTGGTTTCCATTGCTGTTCTAAATGAATATCGAAAAAGAGGAATTGGAAATGCTCTTGTAGAAGAATCCGTTAATGGTGTAAAATTACGAAAGTGTGATGAATTTTATTTAGAAGTTAGATGTAGTAATAATGAAGCTGTTAGACTCTATGAAAAATTAGGGTTTGTCATTAGACAACAATTAAACTCGTATTATCGAGATGGGGAAGATGCATATCTTATGGCAATTGAATTAGATTAG
- a CDS encoding TenA family transcriptional regulator, whose translation MSIIKKIDQMIEERSLLKHPFYQMWSDGKLTQESLAGYSKEYFQLVKAVPNFMTPIIAKAPEGVVDELIENQQEESDHIAPWIAFAGELGISQDELISYSGTSKTKKAVSDLNALMDTFEGGACAMYAFEKEIPKISQTKLDGLAEFYGLTSHEATEYFTLHTEADIRHTASWRNILEKSSSETNNLIEIADKSISAQNSLLDSCYEEYC comes from the coding sequence ATGAGTATAATTAAAAAAATTGATCAAATGATTGAAGAAAGAAGTTTGCTAAAACACCCATTCTATCAAATGTGGTCTGATGGAAAGCTAACTCAAGAATCTTTGGCAGGTTATTCAAAAGAATACTTTCAACTTGTAAAAGCTGTTCCAAATTTTATGACTCCTATTATTGCTAAAGCACCAGAAGGAGTGGTTGATGAATTAATTGAAAATCAGCAAGAAGAATCTGATCATATTGCCCCTTGGATTGCATTTGCAGGAGAACTTGGTATTTCACAAGATGAATTAATCTCATATTCTGGAACATCAAAAACTAAGAAAGCTGTATCTGATCTTAATGCATTAATGGATACCTTTGAAGGTGGTGCATGTGCAATGTATGCTTTTGAAAAAGAAATTCCAAAAATTAGTCAAACAAAACTTGATGGTCTGGCTGAATTTTATGGATTAACAAGTCATGAGGCTACAGAATACTTTACACTCCATACAGAAGCTGATATTCGTCATACAGCATCATGGAGAAACATCTTGGAAAAATCTTCATCTGAGACAAATAACTTGATTGAAATTGCAGATAAATCCATTTCTGCACAAAACTCGTTACTTGATAGTTGTTATGAAGAATACTGTTAA
- a CDS encoding complex I subunit 4 family protein encodes MEYALLQAVFLPLLLSPVAYIIGRKMGPTPAMWFTFAILLYTTILVINAALSGTVEEHYPWTEQFGEFGFLLDGLASPFAIMIYVLSTILAVYSKPYMIHKFHEQFEEEHKMNSSSGAQTSVVESSSLSNYVNAKSGLYFALYLVFAMGMLGTVLSTNLIEFYIFFEVMLIPGFFLVALWGDGPRRKIGLMFLFWTHAGAVVLLLGFLMIGLSLGSFDFVDIRESDIPQDIVMISAVAIAIGLGVKLAVFMFHIWLPYVHGSAPTPISALLSPAMIGIGAYGIFRLIVEFLPATFAELSIWFHIWGLVTMIYGGAMALMQDDLKRLLAYSSISQMGYLLFGIGSMSALGLAGAEMMYVTHAIGKGILFMMAGIIIVKVGTRSISKLGGLAGKMPITAVCAVIGALTIMGVPPTSGFMGEWILFYGALETAIEEGSTLRAVTFGLGLVATALTMSYMLWMLKRVFFGKTPEHLENVKEGSWYMTAPMMVLAGFTIIVGIYPDIFLKTIIPYMNGVLGV; translated from the coding sequence ATGGAATATGCATTATTACAGGCAGTCTTCTTGCCGTTACTCTTATCACCAGTTGCTTACATTATTGGAAGAAAAATGGGTCCAACACCTGCAATGTGGTTTACATTTGCAATTTTACTTTACACTACAATCTTAGTAATTAATGCAGCATTATCTGGAACAGTAGAGGAGCATTATCCATGGACTGAACAGTTTGGAGAATTTGGTTTCTTGTTAGATGGTTTGGCATCTCCATTTGCAATAATGATCTATGTGTTGTCTACAATCTTGGCAGTATATTCAAAACCATACATGATTCACAAATTCCACGAACAATTTGAAGAAGAACATAAAATGAATTCTTCTTCAGGTGCTCAAACTTCAGTAGTTGAATCATCTTCACTTTCAAATTATGTTAATGCTAAATCTGGTCTTTACTTTGCATTGTATCTTGTCTTTGCAATGGGAATGCTTGGAACCGTTCTTTCAACAAACCTCATCGAATTTTATATTTTCTTCGAGGTGATGTTAATTCCAGGTTTCTTCTTAGTTGCACTTTGGGGTGATGGACCAAGACGAAAAATTGGTTTAATGTTCTTATTCTGGACCCATGCTGGTGCAGTTGTTTTACTCTTAGGCTTTTTGATGATTGGTCTTTCATTGGGAAGTTTTGATTTTGTAGATATTCGTGAATCTGATATACCTCAAGACATTGTAATGATCTCAGCAGTTGCAATTGCAATTGGATTGGGAGTTAAGCTTGCAGTATTCATGTTCCATATTTGGCTTCCATATGTTCACGGTTCTGCACCAACACCAATCAGTGCGTTATTGTCCCCTGCCATGATTGGAATTGGTGCTTATGGTATTTTCAGATTAATTGTTGAGTTCTTGCCTGCAACGTTTGCAGAACTTTCAATTTGGTTCCACATTTGGGGACTTGTTACGATGATTTATGGTGGTGCAATGGCATTAATGCAAGATGATCTCAAACGTCTCTTAGCATATTCAAGTATAAGTCAAATGGGCTATCTTTTGTTTGGTATTGGTTCAATGTCTGCACTAGGACTTGCTGGTGCAGAGATGATGTATGTAACTCACGCAATTGGAAAAGGCATTCTCTTCATGATGGCTGGAATAATAATTGTTAAAGTTGGAACCCGAAGTATTTCAAAACTTGGAGGCTTAGCAGGAAAGATGCCAATTACAGCTGTTTGTGCAGTTATAGGCGCATTGACAATAATGGGAGTTCCACCAACAAGTGGATTTATGGGTGAATGGATTTTGTTTTACGGTGCTTTAGAGACTGCAATTGAAGAAGGCTCAACTCTTAGAGCCGTAACGTTTGGTTTAGGTCTTGTTGCAACAGCTCTTACGATGTCTTACATGCTTTGGATGCTAAAGCGCGTATTCTTTGGAAAAACTCCTGAGCATCTTGAAAATGTGAAAGAAGGAAGTTGGTATATGACTGCACCAATGATGGTACTAGCAGGATTTACAATTATAGTTGGAATTTATCCAGATATTTTCTTGAAAACAATTATTCCATACATGAATGGAGTGCTGGGAGTCTAG
- a CDS encoding polyprenyl synthetase family protein — MTKFFDQAILDRKNIEINPLLETYGKYIEKIDEALKNELSLYSESEFIEPLKYSLEGGKRIRPIILTLAAESVGKVDENTWSASCAVEFLHMESIIHDDIIDNETMRRQKDPFHIKYGYNTSVLTGDFVLGLILAISSRLDNARITKDLATTAMLMSEGEMIENRLETSEDVTFDDYLKVIEYKTATAFEVAARIGAIIANGSEEEIEALTEYGKNIGIAYQIRDDLLDWKNEDKLFNLLIKKSSDPRDVFNKMEELLKEYSDKARVGLRKIPDNDAKINLDNLIKFTSFKA; from the coding sequence ATGACAAAGTTTTTTGATCAGGCAATTTTGGACAGGAAAAATATTGAAATTAATCCATTACTTGAAACCTATGGAAAATATATTGAAAAAATTGACGAAGCATTAAAAAATGAATTGTCTCTTTATTCAGAATCTGAATTTATTGAACCTTTAAAATATTCATTGGAAGGTGGAAAACGAATTAGACCAATAATTTTGACATTGGCAGCTGAAAGCGTAGGGAAAGTTGATGAAAATACATGGTCAGCATCTTGTGCTGTTGAATTTTTACATATGGAATCAATCATTCATGACGATATTATCGATAATGAAACAATGCGAAGGCAAAAAGATCCATTTCATATCAAATATGGCTATAACACTAGTGTTCTTACAGGAGACTTTGTTTTAGGATTAATTCTTGCAATATCTTCTAGATTAGATAATGCCAGAATTACAAAAGATTTAGCCACAACTGCAATGTTGATGAGTGAGGGTGAAATGATTGAAAATAGATTAGAAACAAGCGAAGATGTTACTTTTGATGATTATCTCAAAGTAATTGAATACAAAACTGCAACTGCATTTGAGGTAGCAGCCAGAATAGGTGCAATAATTGCAAATGGTTCTGAAGAAGAGATTGAAGCGTTAACGGAGTATGGAAAAAATATAGGTATCGCATATCAAATTAGAGATGATTTATTGGATTGGAAAAATGAAGATAAATTATTCAATCTATTAATTAAAAAAAGTTCAGATCCAAGAGACGTTTTTAATAAAATGGAAGAGTTGTTAAAGGAATATTCTGATAAAGCCAGAGTCGGTTTAAGAAAAATTCCTGATAATGATGCAAAAATAAATTTAGATAATTTAATTAAATTTACTTCGTTTAAGGCATAA